The following proteins are encoded in a genomic region of Chloracidobacterium sp.:
- a CDS encoding imidazolonepropionase: MQKADLLIINIGQLVTAGGSRVAKHGSLMADAAVIEDGAVAIADGKIVAAGNSDEIAPKYSVEKAVNAGGRVVTPGFVDPHTHIVFAGDRLAEFELKIRGAEYLEILEAGGGIISTVENTRGASVDELIAGALSRLEKMLECGTTTCEIKTGYGLDTVNELKMLRVIEALDKAHPIDIVPTFLPAHTLPPEFRNDADGYVDLICGEMLPKAWQWYENSHFVQVDRPFFCDVFTEKSAFDLDRSRSILEAAKAIGFGIKAHVDQFTNLGGSQMAIDLDAASIDHLDAISDDEIARLAVSDTIGIVIPTENFSGGKMSFAPARKLIDAGCAVAVSTDNNPGSAPCPSMPMAMAIAARYQKLLPAELLNAATINAAHAIGLGETHGSIEVGKAADLLIWDQTDLRQIVYEFGNMRPMAVIKNGSAVRGNI, encoded by the coding sequence ATGCAAAAGGCGGATCTTCTGATAATTAACATAGGGCAGCTAGTAACGGCGGGCGGCAGCCGCGTTGCCAAGCACGGCTCGTTGATGGCCGATGCGGCGGTGATCGAAGACGGAGCCGTTGCGATAGCTGACGGCAAGATCGTGGCGGCAGGAAACTCTGATGAGATAGCTCCTAAGTACTCCGTCGAGAAGGCCGTAAATGCCGGCGGCCGCGTCGTTACTCCGGGCTTTGTCGATCCGCATACACATATCGTATTCGCGGGCGATCGGCTCGCGGAATTCGAGCTGAAGATACGCGGTGCCGAATATCTTGAGATATTAGAGGCGGGCGGCGGCATCATTTCAACGGTCGAGAATACGCGCGGCGCGTCCGTTGATGAGCTTATCGCGGGGGCCTTAAGCCGGCTTGAGAAGATGCTCGAATGCGGGACGACGACCTGTGAGATCAAAACCGGATACGGCCTGGATACGGTAAATGAGCTGAAAATGCTTCGCGTTATCGAAGCGCTGGACAAAGCTCATCCGATCGACATTGTTCCGACCTTTCTTCCGGCACACACGCTGCCGCCGGAGTTTCGCAACGATGCGGACGGCTATGTTGACTTGATCTGCGGGGAAATGCTTCCGAAAGCGTGGCAATGGTACGAAAATTCGCACTTTGTACAGGTGGATAGGCCATTTTTCTGCGATGTTTTTACCGAAAAGAGTGCGTTCGATCTTGATCGGTCGCGCAGCATTTTAGAGGCCGCAAAGGCGATCGGCTTTGGTATAAAGGCCCACGTCGATCAGTTCACGAATCTTGGCGGCTCGCAAATGGCGATAGATCTTGATGCTGCTTCGATCGACCACCTCGATGCGATATCAGACGACGAGATCGCGCGCTTGGCGGTAAGCGACACGATTGGCATCGTAATACCGACCGAGAATTTCAGCGGCGGAAAAATGAGCTTTGCACCGGCGAGAAAGCTTATTGACGCCGGCTGTGCGGTTGCTGTTTCAACCGATAATAATCCGGGCTCTGCACCGTGCCCATCTATGCCGATGGCGATGGCTATCGCCGCACGATATCAGAAGCTGCTCCCGGCCGAGCTGCTGAATGCAGCAACGATCAATGCTGCCCATGCCATAGGTTTGGGCGAGACGCATGGTTCGATCGAAGTCGGCAAGGCGGCGGATCTTCTTATATGGGATCAGACTGACCTGCGGCAGATAGTTTATGAATTCGGCAACATGCGGCCGATGGCGGTCATAAAGAATGGGTCGGCGGTTAGGGGCAATATCTAG
- the ruvX gene encoding Holliday junction resolvase RuvX, translating to MQQKEITNSPEITKAAVDLPGRIIALDPGTKRIGIAICDESRITIRPLPYFARSSWKKLLSHVTRLIGDFDAKMLVIGLPLASDGAEQDMSVEARDMARKFSLSLTIPVILQDERVTSYEAKRRLWERGLSLKEAKEFVDSEAACVILEDLLASSSSAAARK from the coding sequence GTGCAACAAAAGGAAATAACTAATTCCCCCGAAATTACAAAAGCGGCGGTCGATCTGCCGGGCAGGATAATTGCGCTCGATCCCGGCACAAAACGGATCGGCATTGCTATATGTGACGAATCCCGCATCACGATCCGGCCATTGCCCTATTTCGCCCGGTCGAGTTGGAAAAAACTCCTTTCACACGTCACAAGGCTTATCGGTGACTTTGATGCGAAGATGTTGGTCATCGGTTTGCCGCTTGCTTCGGATGGAGCGGAACAGGATATGTCCGTTGAGGCACGCGATATGGCCCGTAAATTCAGCCTTTCGCTCACAATTCCAGTAATACTTCAGGACGAGCGTGTAACGTCATACGAGGCGAAGCGCCGCTTGTGGGAGCGCGGGCTAAGTCTCAAAGAGGCCAAGGAATTCGTTGACAGTGAAGCCGCCTGCGTGATCCTGGAAGATCTTTTGGCGTCGTCATCGTCCGCAGCCGCAAGGAAATAG
- a CDS encoding PDZ domain-containing protein encodes MSFRGKLSVLLISGAIALYAVVGGLPLVGSLLNANAQQAGNDKQSQLRLLDAVLQHIQNDYVDDPDMSKVRLGALRGLPAGLDPYSSYLTPEQVKEYRAGPSEGKVGIGAEFSQVSGFLYVVSVVKGGPADKAGIKAGDVIEYIDGKASRDVSLYDAVQIVLGKPDTQVALRVLRSTEKPQTIKVTRGSYTIPKAESRIEAGKIGVVKVFSLEEGESADIRSNIESLKKQGVEKIILDLRGVAGGKLDEGAAVANLFIKDGVLATIQGQEGKVLKSYSADPAKTIFDGEAAVLVNLSTAGAAEAVAAAFNEKKRGEVIGERTFGAGTEQQLFTLKSGDGLLLTVARWASGDGKPFLGENKDSMGIKPSIEVKRTDIPEPLDPSTLVENPTDPNATPTPTPTPKAAASDEDIQLKKALEVLSGKAQAAKAG; translated from the coding sequence ATGTCATTTCGCGGCAAACTGTCCGTTCTTTTGATCTCCGGAGCTATTGCTCTTTACGCCGTCGTGGGCGGATTGCCGCTCGTCGGTTCGCTGCTGAACGCAAATGCACAGCAGGCAGGCAATGATAAGCAATCGCAACTCCGGCTTCTCGATGCAGTTCTTCAGCATATCCAGAATGATTACGTTGACGATCCCGATATGTCGAAGGTACGGCTTGGAGCATTGCGAGGGCTACCCGCAGGCCTTGATCCGTATTCATCATATCTAACGCCTGAGCAAGTAAAGGAATACAGAGCCGGGCCGAGCGAAGGGAAAGTTGGCATCGGAGCTGAGTTTTCACAGGTTTCGGGCTTTTTGTATGTGGTATCGGTGGTTAAGGGCGGGCCTGCAGACAAAGCCGGAATAAAGGCGGGCGATGTTATCGAGTATATTGACGGCAAGGCATCACGAGATGTTTCACTTTATGATGCTGTACAGATCGTCCTGGGCAAACCCGACACACAGGTCGCGCTCCGTGTTCTGCGTTCTACTGAGAAGCCGCAGACGATCAAGGTAACGCGCGGCTCCTATACTATTCCGAAGGCCGAAAGCCGCATCGAAGCCGGTAAGATCGGAGTTGTTAAGGTTTTCAGCCTTGAAGAAGGTGAATCGGCAGATATTCGCAGCAATATTGAATCGCTCAAGAAACAGGGCGTCGAAAAGATCATCCTTGACCTTCGAGGCGTTGCCGGCGGAAAGCTCGACGAAGGCGCCGCCGTTGCCAATCTGTTTATAAAGGATGGTGTATTGGCGACGATCCAAGGACAGGAAGGTAAGGTGCTGAAGTCCTACAGTGCTGACCCTGCAAAAACGATATTCGACGGCGAAGCGGCCGTGCTTGTCAATTTGAGCACCGCGGGTGCGGCCGAAGCGGTCGCGGCAGCCTTCAATGAAAAGAAACGCGGAGAGGTTATTGGCGAGAGGACGTTCGGCGCGGGGACCGAACAGCAATTGTTCACGCTGAAGAGCGGCGACGGCCTGCTGCTTACCGTTGCACGATGGGCGTCCGGCGACGGTAAGCCGTTCTTGGGCGAGAATAAGGATTCAATGGGTATTAAGCCGTCGATCGAGGTCAAACGTACGGATATTCCGGAGCCGCTCGACCCTTCAACCTTGGTTGAGAACCCGACCGATCCGAATGCGACGCCAACGCCGACCCCAACACCAAAGGCCGCTGCTTCGGATGAGGATATTCAGCTTAAGAAGGCGCTCGAGGTTTTGAGCGGTAAGGCTCAAGCCGCGAAGGCCGGCTGA
- a CDS encoding cytochrome c biogenesis protein ResB translates to MAAAEQKIRPARTPRITVSFLFERFSEFISSVRFGIILLCLLVLFSMIGMLIMQQNVEGFDAFYVSLTPAEKIVYGRLGFFDIYHSWYFNFLLLILSLNIILASIDHFPAAWSYIVDPMRTATRNWLDSQKEHTAFTVKAESIDDITQRVSSVFSKTGFTPVVSETQDLQYGVDADGKKDFSVITEHRSHIVFGQRGKWNRLGAYIVHTFLLTLFLGHFVALRTGFDADLRLEPGVVTDQIQMIEYNLDQKSRYNVQLPFNIECTDIQQTLINPGGAIDVTNTLDWRTQMKIEDPQYGTRIANVSLNEPYTYRGYRFFQAQTIPLGSARNATIELTPQKGGEPLTIDLARGASTTLVDGTKVTFSEFQPDFTFGSDGKPTTRSGDYNNPVAILTVKPDGQPAQSVFAFAQKLGDNVPVAAPKLGYKWHLANFEKVPSAHVLSIKYDPFDGAFIAWYIGGFGLIAALGFVFFISHQRLWVRIEPTGDGRYEILAAGHTNRNPFGFEDKFKQFVEDLRGELG, encoded by the coding sequence ATGGCTGCCGCAGAACAAAAGATCCGGCCCGCCCGGACACCACGAATCACGGTCTCCTTCCTTTTCGAACGTTTTTCCGAATTTATCAGTTCAGTTCGTTTTGGCATCATCCTGCTTTGCCTGCTGGTGCTGTTCTCGATGATCGGGATGCTCATAATGCAGCAGAACGTTGAAGGGTTCGATGCGTTCTATGTTTCCCTTACACCGGCTGAGAAGATCGTATATGGACGGCTCGGCTTTTTTGATATTTACCATAGCTGGTATTTCAATTTCCTCCTGCTGATCCTTTCGCTGAACATCATTCTCGCATCGATCGATCATTTTCCGGCGGCATGGAGCTATATTGTCGATCCTATGCGGACCGCCACACGCAATTGGCTCGATTCGCAGAAGGAACACACGGCGTTCACGGTCAAAGCCGAAAGCATTGATGATATTACCCAACGGGTCAGCAGCGTTTTTTCAAAGACCGGTTTCACGCCGGTGGTATCAGAGACCCAGGACCTGCAATACGGCGTAGATGCTGACGGGAAAAAAGACTTCTCTGTCATTACGGAGCATCGTTCGCACATCGTGTTCGGTCAAAGGGGCAAATGGAATCGGCTTGGGGCATACATTGTGCATACGTTCCTCCTCACGCTGTTTCTCGGCCACTTTGTCGCATTAAGGACCGGATTTGACGCGGACCTGAGGCTCGAGCCTGGGGTCGTTACCGATCAGATCCAAATGATCGAATATAACCTCGATCAGAAATCTCGCTATAACGTACAGCTGCCGTTCAATATCGAGTGTACCGATATCCAGCAAACGCTGATAAATCCGGGCGGAGCGATCGATGTAACAAATACTCTCGACTGGCGTACTCAGATGAAGATCGAAGATCCGCAGTACGGCACCCGCATCGCAAATGTGAGCTTGAATGAGCCTTACACATACAGAGGCTACAGATTCTTTCAGGCTCAAACCATTCCGCTGGGTTCGGCACGCAATGCCACGATAGAATTGACGCCGCAAAAAGGCGGCGAACCGCTGACCATCGACCTCGCACGCGGTGCATCGACGACGCTTGTCGACGGCACAAAGGTGACGTTCAGCGAATTCCAGCCTGACTTTACGTTCGGCTCTGACGGTAAACCCACGACGCGAAGCGGCGATTACAACAATCCTGTTGCGATCCTTACCGTAAAACCTGACGGTCAGCCTGCCCAAAGCGTCTTTGCCTTTGCACAGAAGCTTGGCGACAATGTGCCTGTCGCGGCACCGAAATTGGGTTATAAGTGGCATCTGGCCAATTTTGAAAAAGTTCCCTCAGCACATGTACTCTCTATAAAATACGACCCCTTCGACGGAGCCTTTATCGCATGGTATATCGGCGGTTTCGGGCTTATAGCGGCCTTAGGGTTCGTATTCTTTATCTCGCATCAAAGGCTTTGGGTTCGTATCGAGCCGACCGGCGACGGCCGCTACGAGATCCTTGCTGCGGGTCACACAAATCGAAATCCATTCGGATTTGAGGATAAATTCAAACAATTCGTCGAAGATCTAAGAGGTGAACTAGGATGA
- a CDS encoding penicillin acylase family protein, with the protein MKKVFFAAILLTGLTALVHSQPENSQLVVAGLSRPVTVQRDGRGIPYIKAANEKDLYFAQGYITAGDRLWQMDLLRRVARGETAEIFGERALAQDKRFRRFGFALIAEKSLSTLSPQLREALNAYAAGVNAYVSTLDAKTLPPEFQILGYRPRPWEATDTIVVGKILADALSTTWSYDLLEANIRKTLPANKVADLKVNVTPYDVVLYGKDVKIDRRPTRSGVSVSGGLLRSVVADAEIREAALTQVGLFADELAASNNWVISGKRSVDGKPILANDPHLAASAPGIWYLSELASPAVHVAGVTIPGVPGIILGHNDAIAWGATNVGPDVQDVYLETFNEKGEVKTPDGWKAPNARRENILVRKGFSSTATETVVLDVVETHNGVIITDEGDEKYSLKWTAFDPNNAEFEAFFQLDRAKDWKSFKDAVKTYGGPAQNFVYADVKGHIGWYAAGRIPIRRKGDGSLPYDGSTRDGDWIGNIPFGELPHLFDPPSGLIVTANQRIVGTSYKYQQISRGAAAPWRARRILDMLSAKKALDMDDVRDVQLSAYNIPLVKFSEEVQKRGAVSPSTLAELKKWDGEMEPQSHTALLIDSIRNCVAGKMADAFKPAPASMIRERVLLPALQNELNYWLPPNVNSFNDLIKGCDDEQSKKIGADRTWGSVFVSNFPHPLAGLPLIGKQFATPSVGIAGSGQSPNVGSSVSMRLIASPGNWDVTRHLIPLGESGLPSSPHYKDQFDLWRLGTSAAFPFSDAAISAAAKATVVLHPR; encoded by the coding sequence ATGAAAAAAGTATTTTTTGCCGCGATCCTTTTGACCGGCTTAACGGCATTGGTTCATTCACAGCCGGAGAACTCGCAGCTCGTTGTTGCGGGCCTATCCCGGCCTGTAACCGTTCAACGCGATGGCCGCGGAATTCCATACATAAAGGCAGCTAACGAGAAGGATCTGTATTTTGCACAGGGCTACATTACGGCCGGCGACAGGCTGTGGCAAATGGACCTTTTGCGGCGTGTAGCGCGAGGCGAAACGGCTGAGATCTTTGGAGAGCGGGCGCTTGCTCAGGATAAGCGCTTCCGACGCTTTGGCTTCGCATTGATCGCGGAAAAAAGCCTCTCAACGCTCAGCCCGCAGCTTCGCGAGGCCCTCAACGCGTATGCGGCCGGAGTCAATGCGTACGTTTCGACCCTCGATGCAAAAACTCTCCCGCCTGAATTTCAGATACTCGGCTATAGGCCCCGCCCGTGGGAAGCGACAGACACGATAGTCGTCGGCAAGATCCTTGCTGATGCATTAAGCACAACTTGGAGCTATGATCTGCTCGAAGCGAATATTCGTAAAACGCTGCCGGCAAATAAGGTCGCTGATCTGAAAGTAAATGTAACGCCCTATGATGTCGTCCTTTATGGTAAAGACGTGAAGATCGACCGAAGGCCAACTCGATCCGGCGTCAGCGTGTCGGGCGGCCTTTTACGATCAGTAGTTGCGGATGCAGAGATCCGGGAGGCTGCCCTCACTCAGGTCGGTCTTTTTGCTGATGAACTCGCAGCCAGCAATAACTGGGTGATCTCGGGCAAACGCAGCGTGGACGGCAAGCCAATCTTGGCGAACGATCCTCATCTGGCGGCTTCTGCTCCGGGGATCTGGTACCTGAGCGAATTGGCGTCGCCGGCGGTACACGTCGCAGGGGTAACGATCCCGGGCGTACCCGGCATCATTCTCGGACACAACGACGCGATCGCCTGGGGTGCAACTAATGTCGGGCCTGATGTGCAGGATGTTTACCTTGAGACCTTTAACGAAAAAGGCGAGGTAAAGACACCGGACGGTTGGAAGGCTCCCAACGCACGAAGGGAGAATATCCTTGTGCGGAAAGGATTTTCATCCACCGCTACTGAAACGGTTGTCTTGGATGTTGTCGAAACGCACAACGGCGTGATCATTACGGATGAAGGCGACGAAAAGTATTCTCTGAAATGGACCGCGTTTGACCCCAATAATGCCGAGTTTGAAGCGTTCTTTCAACTCGATCGGGCGAAGGACTGGAAAAGCTTCAAAGACGCGGTGAAAACATACGGCGGCCCTGCCCAGAACTTCGTTTATGCCGACGTTAAAGGCCACATCGGTTGGTATGCGGCCGGACGCATCCCGATCAGACGCAAAGGCGACGGATCGCTGCCCTATGACGGCTCAACAAGGGACGGCGACTGGATCGGCAATATCCCGTTTGGCGAGTTACCGCATTTGTTCGACCCGCCAAGCGGGCTGATAGTTACTGCGAATCAACGGATCGTCGGAACGTCGTACAAATACCAACAGATCTCACGCGGAGCGGCGGCACCCTGGAGGGCAAGGCGGATATTGGATATGCTCTCCGCAAAGAAAGCTCTTGATATGGACGACGTTCGTGACGTTCAGTTGAGTGCGTATAATATTCCGCTCGTGAAATTCTCCGAAGAGGTACAGAAACGCGGGGCGGTTTCGCCATCGACGCTTGCGGAGCTAAAAAAATGGGACGGCGAGATGGAGCCGCAGAGTCATACCGCGTTACTGATCGACAGCATTCGGAACTGCGTTGCGGGCAAGATGGCGGACGCATTCAAGCCCGCCCCGGCATCAATGATCCGCGAGCGGGTGCTTCTTCCCGCATTGCAGAACGAATTGAATTATTGGCTGCCGCCGAATGTGAACTCATTCAACGATCTGATCAAGGGCTGCGACGATGAGCAGAGCAAGAAGATCGGTGCAGATCGGACGTGGGGCAGCGTCTTCGTTTCGAATTTTCCGCATCCGCTGGCCGGCCTGCCCTTGATCGGAAAACAATTCGCAACGCCGTCGGTCGGTATCGCAGGAAGCGGACAATCGCCGAATGTCGGTTCGAGCGTATCAATGCGGCTGATCGCTTCGCCCGGTAACTGGGATGTGACGCGGCATTTGATCCCGCTCGGCGAAAGCGGTTTGCCGTCTTCACCCCATTATAAAGATCAGTTCGATCTGTGGCGGCTTGGGACGTCCGCCGCATTCCCGTTCAGCGACGCGGCTATATCGGCTGCGGCAAAAGCAACGGTCGTGCTGCATCCGCGTTAA
- the hutH gene encoding histidine ammonia-lyase codes for METVVLNGSELSFEQVLAVAYGKPRKPYVVLSDDARKSVKRAADAVQTLLDRGEIAYGITTGFGAFKDKMISREEVEQLQRNIVLSHAVGVGKALDTATVRAVMLIRANTLARGHSGIRAETLELILELLNRGIHPVIPEKGSLGASGDLAPLAHFACVLIGEGEAELNGEILSGAEALSKAGLQPIVLKAKEGLALTNGTTVMTAIGILEVARARKIAQLADISGCLSLEALNGTVSAFDERIHKLRPHPRQVECAERLREILEGSEFIRGFDPTNVQDAYTLRCIPQVHGACTDAVLYAEWLLGIELNSVTDNPLIFIDDAGNIEVVSGGNFHGEPLALAFDYLAIALSELGNISERRIMRLTDEASNAGVLPAFLTESGGLNSGFMIVQYTAAALCTENKVLAHPASVDTIPSSANVEDHVSMGATAGLKLRQIVENVRSILALELLCAAQAVDLRKRKDPSAKRLGSGTEEIYRAIRSRVPFIETDVFMKPHITAAGDIVGEFLAGPGK; via the coding sequence ATGGAAACAGTTGTTCTCAACGGTTCGGAGTTGTCTTTTGAACAAGTGCTCGCGGTCGCCTACGGCAAACCGCGAAAGCCGTATGTTGTCCTGTCGGATGACGCTCGTAAAAGCGTCAAACGTGCTGCCGATGCTGTGCAGACTCTCCTTGATCGTGGCGAGATCGCGTATGGGATCACAACAGGATTCGGTGCATTCAAAGACAAGATGATCAGCCGTGAAGAGGTCGAACAGCTCCAACGAAATATCGTACTTAGCCACGCGGTCGGCGTAGGAAAAGCCCTGGATACGGCTACCGTGCGTGCGGTAATGCTGATACGGGCCAATACGCTTGCTCGCGGCCATTCGGGGATCAGGGCTGAGACACTTGAACTTATTCTCGAACTCTTGAACCGCGGCATTCATCCTGTGATCCCTGAAAAAGGAAGCCTCGGAGCAAGCGGCGATCTTGCCCCATTGGCACATTTTGCCTGCGTTTTGATAGGCGAAGGCGAGGCGGAGTTGAACGGCGAGATCCTGTCAGGTGCGGAAGCTCTCAGCAAAGCGGGGCTTCAGCCCATCGTGTTGAAAGCCAAGGAAGGGCTTGCTCTGACGAACGGCACGACGGTGATGACGGCGATCGGCATTTTGGAAGTTGCTCGTGCACGAAAGATCGCGCAACTTGCCGACATCAGCGGCTGTCTCTCACTTGAGGCTCTGAACGGTACCGTTTCGGCATTCGACGAGCGGATCCACAAACTGCGGCCGCATCCGAGGCAGGTCGAGTGCGCCGAGCGGCTCAGGGAAATACTTGAAGGCAGTGAATTCATACGCGGTTTTGACCCCACAAATGTACAGGATGCGTACACACTCCGCTGCATTCCGCAGGTACACGGTGCGTGCACCGATGCTGTGCTGTATGCCGAATGGCTGCTTGGGATCGAACTGAATTCGGTAACCGATAATCCGCTGATCTTTATCGATGACGCCGGAAATATCGAGGTTGTGAGCGGCGGGAACTTTCATGGCGAGCCTCTGGCATTGGCCTTTGACTATTTGGCGATCGCGTTGTCCGAGTTGGGCAATATCTCGGAACGCCGGATAATGCGACTGACGGATGAAGCATCGAACGCCGGTGTGCTTCCTGCATTTCTCACCGAATCTGGCGGCCTCAATTCGGGCTTTATGATCGTTCAGTACACGGCGGCCGCGCTTTGCACGGAGAATAAGGTTCTTGCACATCCCGCAAGTGTCGATACGATACCGAGTTCGGCGAATGTCGAAGATCATGTTTCAATGGGCGCGACCGCCGGGTTAAAACTGCGGCAGATCGTCGAGAATGTGCGTTCGATCTTGGCCCTTGAATTACTGTGTGCCGCGCAGGCCGTTGATCTTCGAAAGAGGAAGGATCCGAGTGCCAAGCGGCTGGGCAGCGGAACGGAAGAGATCTACAGAGCGATCCGTTCGCGTGTTCCGTTCATCGAAACGGATGTATTCATGAAGCCGCATATAACGGCCGCAGGGGATATTGTCGGCGAATTCCTTGCCGGGCCAGGAAAATAG
- the ccsA gene encoding cytochrome c biogenesis protein CcsA has product MTEYAELPYVPVRESATKVFMPALIVIVASFAMLALRMEVGASFISDGALMMLALACYILAALFQLTNLWAPSSMSEKIAYWGACLGVFFNLSSWLVRWVAFYEHEIAIMRESGNQATPWIFRYIPFANLYDLSLAFAFGAGIASILFAKRRSFRMITAFTLPLAALILSLARFIGGEFVNLPPVLDSYWRPIHVGTASLSYGVALVCFAVAVIYLLKDGVKVEAMAIWSSLFAFSVIATVSKFSVFSALVYRAGLFVQTNDGAKPFTAPFRLDLPYAGPALALAGALLAGVIVAYSIYIFRNSIAAQKIGRILLIAAFAMQIVSLGIVISGIKTTDGVYSKLQTQLAADPYQMTVAGMALAENQQMTAQELSALTATQYDQMAKNYLQRVGDRLYLSLNTNPVEVAALLTAIVGTFFVILFGIKTEKLRAHLPSLDALDSLMYKTGCLAFAGLAMLLITGAIWANESWGRPWGFDSKETGALVAWLTYAGFIHARISRGWKGRPSAYFAIAGFLFVIFTYLGVSYLLKGLHSYV; this is encoded by the coding sequence ATGACCGAATACGCTGAACTTCCCTATGTTCCTGTCAGGGAGTCTGCTACCAAGGTGTTTATGCCCGCACTGATCGTGATCGTGGCGTCGTTTGCGATGCTTGCGCTTCGGATGGAGGTCGGGGCTTCTTTTATTAGTGACGGCGCTCTGATGATGCTTGCTCTTGCTTGCTACATTCTTGCTGCATTGTTCCAATTGACAAATCTTTGGGCACCGTCATCAATGTCGGAGAAGATAGCCTATTGGGGGGCTTGTCTGGGTGTCTTTTTCAATCTTTCAAGCTGGCTCGTCCGCTGGGTAGCATTCTACGAGCACGAGATCGCAATTATGCGCGAGAGCGGAAATCAGGCAACGCCGTGGATCTTCCGCTATATTCCGTTCGCAAATTTGTACGATCTCAGCCTCGCTTTTGCGTTCGGAGCAGGCATTGCAAGCATACTCTTTGCTAAACGCAGGAGTTTTCGGATGATAACGGCGTTCACGCTTCCGCTTGCGGCACTGATCCTCTCGCTTGCACGCTTTATCGGCGGTGAGTTCGTCAATCTGCCGCCGGTACTTGATTCTTATTGGCGGCCGATCCACGTCGGAACGGCATCATTGAGCTATGGCGTCGCCCTCGTATGTTTTGCGGTAGCGGTCATTTATCTGCTTAAGGACGGCGTCAAGGTCGAGGCAATGGCCATTTGGTCGAGCCTTTTTGCCTTTAGCGTAATTGCGACGGTCAGCAAATTCTCAGTTTTCTCGGCATTGGTTTATCGGGCAGGCCTCTTTGTTCAGACCAATGACGGAGCAAAGCCGTTCACGGCGCCGTTCCGGCTTGACCTTCCGTACGCAGGGCCTGCACTGGCTCTTGCAGGGGCCTTGCTCGCGGGTGTTATCGTTGCATATTCGATCTACATTTTCAGGAACAGTATCGCCGCGCAAAAGATCGGCCGCATACTTCTCATAGCGGCGTTTGCGATGCAGATCGTCTCACTTGGCATCGTTATCAGCGGCATCAAGACCACCGACGGCGTTTACAGCAAGCTTCAAACGCAGCTTGCGGCTGACCCGTATCAAATGACCGTCGCGGGAATGGCACTGGCCGAGAACCAGCAAATGACCGCTCAGGAGCTTTCTGCGCTCACGGCAACGCAATACGATCAGATGGCGAAGAACTATTTGCAGCGCGTCGGTGATCGTCTCTATCTGAGCCTGAATACCAATCCCGTGGAGGTCGCTGCCCTCCTCACGGCGATCGTCGGAACATTCTTTGTCATTCTGTTCGGGATCAAGACGGAGAAACTCCGGGCGCACCTTCCGAGTCTTGACGCTCTGGACAGCCTTATGTACAAAACCGGCTGCCTCGCGTTCGCGGGACTTGCGATGTTGCTGATCACAGGGGCAATATGGGCGAACGAATCATGGGGCCGGCCGTGGGGGTTTGACTCGAAAGAGACCGGTGCACTTGTGGCGTGGCTGACCTATGCGGGATTTATTCACGCACGCATTTCGCGCGGCTGGAAAGGCAGGCCGTCGGCGTATTTTGCGATCGCCGGCTTCCTGTTTGTGATCTTTACTTATCTCGGCGTGAGCTACTTATTGAAGGGGCTGCACAGCTATGTCTAG
- a CDS encoding GNAT family N-acetyltransferase — protein MAPLEVVIRPAKAEDASDWLRLRMLLWDQTPEAEHRAEMAEISGHPETQLVLVAAEGDRLIGFLEASIRNFAEDCETDHVGYLEGWYVEPEFRRTGVGRILVANAEQWAHDSGCIEMASDTELGNEDSIAAHIRLGYHESARLVHFRKDLA, from the coding sequence ATGGCACCACTTGAGGTCGTTATAAGGCCTGCTAAGGCTGAAGATGCGAGTGACTGGCTGCGGCTCAGGATGCTGCTTTGGGATCAGACGCCCGAAGCGGAGCATCGCGCGGAAATGGCTGAGATCAGCGGGCATCCGGAAACGCAGCTCGTACTGGTTGCGGCGGAGGGCGATCGACTTATCGGCTTTTTAGAGGCATCGATCCGTAATTTCGCCGAAGACTGCGAAACGGATCACGTCGGCTATCTTGAGGGTTGGTATGTTGAGCCGGAATTTAGGCGAACCGGCGTTGGCCGGATACTTGTTGCGAATGCAGAGCAATGGGCTCATGATTCCGGCTGCATCGAGATGGCTTCTGATACGGAACTTGGTAATGAGGATAGTATCGCCGCACATATACGCCTCGGATATCATGAATCGGCGCGCCTTGTGCATTTTCGCAAAGACCTCGCGTAA